The following proteins are encoded in a genomic region of Chryseobacterium cucumeris:
- a CDS encoding thioredoxin family protein, translating to MKNLKIVMTAFVVGLGLLNFTTKDDHKTTDKSVNVSSVKGYEIGDEATDFKLKNIDGKMVSLSDFKSAKGFIVVFTCNHCPYAKKYEDRIIELDKKYKAQGYPVIAINPNDPNVQPEDGYQQMIERAKQKGFTFPYLVDEGQKIYPQYGATKTPHVFVLKRENGKNIVKYIGAIDNNYDNPNDVSEYYAQDAVNALIKGEMVKTSKTVAIGCTIKVKK from the coding sequence ATGAAAAACCTGAAAATTGTAATGACCGCATTTGTCGTTGGGCTGGGATTACTGAACTTTACAACGAAAGATGATCATAAGACTACAGATAAGAGCGTGAATGTTTCATCTGTAAAAGGCTACGAAATAGGGGATGAAGCCACTGATTTTAAGCTTAAAAATATTGACGGGAAAATGGTTTCGTTAAGTGATTTCAAAAGCGCAAAGGGATTCATTGTAGTATTTACCTGCAATCATTGCCCGTACGCAAAGAAATATGAAGACAGGATTATTGAGCTGGACAAAAAGTATAAAGCTCAGGGATATCCGGTCATTGCCATCAATCCGAATGATCCCAACGTACAGCCGGAAGACGGTTATCAGCAGATGATTGAAAGAGCAAAGCAGAAAGGATTTACTTTTCCCTATCTTGTAGATGAAGGGCAGAAAATTTATCCACAGTACGGAGCAACAAAGACACCGCATGTTTTTGTACTGAAAAGAGAAAACGGAAAGAATATCGTAAAATACATTGGTGCTATCGATAATAATTATGATAACCCGAATGATGTATCAGAATATTATGCACAGGATGCTGTAAATGCTCTGATCAAGGGGGAAATGGTGAAAACATCTAAAACTGTAGCCATCGGATGTACAATTAAAG